In a genomic window of Penaeus vannamei isolate JL-2024 chromosome 38, ASM4276789v1, whole genome shotgun sequence:
- the LOC113804632 gene encoding uncharacterized protein, whose product MATTDSVIPKADQPATVSKKTEKLPKLPTPAQVLLKLFVHSVAMFTLPIATYYLSKNYVEEEHGVQPPQSYIYAAISAVVVIQAVIFCYVYQAFKEEQLERKVKAASKQD is encoded by the coding sequence ATGGCAACCACAGACAGTGTTATCCCCAAGGCTGACCAGCCAGCAACAGTAAGCAAGAAAACGGAAAAACTCCCGAAGCTTCCCACTCCCGCCCAAGTTCTCCTGAAGCTCTTTGTCCACAGCGTCGCCATGTTCACTCTACCCATTGCCACCTACTACCTGAGCAAGAACTACGTGGAGGAGGAGCATGGGGTCCAGCCACCCCAGAGCTACATTTACGCAGCAATCTCAGCAGTTGTGGTGATCCAGGCTGTGATATTCTGCTATGTGTACCAGGCCTTTAAAGAAGAGCAGCTCGAGAGGAAGGTCAAGGCAGCCAGTAAACAGGACTGA